The proteins below come from a single Coregonus clupeaformis isolate EN_2021a unplaced genomic scaffold, ASM2061545v1 scaf1237, whole genome shotgun sequence genomic window:
- the LOC123486492 gene encoding keratin-associated protein 10-1-like, translated as MPAPCLPHACHMMPATCLPHACHMMPAPCLPHACPMPAPCLPHDACHMPATCLPHDACHMPATCLPHDACHMPATCLPHDACPMPAKCLPHACQMPATCLPHACHMMPATCLPHAYACHMPATCLPHACHMPATCLPHAYACHMPATCLCLPHACHMPATCLCLPHACHMPAPCLPHACHMPATCHMPATCLPHACHMPATCLCLPHACHMPMPATCLPHACHMPMPATCLPHACPMPATCLPHACHMPHACHMPHACHMPATCLPHACLGSGLVGSSAL; from the coding sequence ATGCCTGCCCCATGCCTGCCCCATGCCTGCCACATGATGCCTGCCACATGCCTGCCACATGCCTGCCATATGATGCCTGCCCCATGCCTGCCCCATGCCTGCCCCATGCCTGCCCCATGCCTGCCCCATGATGCATGCCACATGCCTGCCACATGCCTGCCCCATGATGCATGCCACATGCCTGCCACATGCCTGCCACATGATGCATGCCACATGCCTGCCACATGCCTGCCACATGATGCCTGCCCCATGCCTGCCAAATGCCTGCCCCATGCCTGCCAAATGCCTGCCACATGCCTGCCACATGCCTGCCACATGATGCCTGCCACATGCCTGCCACATGCCTATGCCTGCCACATGCCTGCCACATGCCTGCCCCATGCCTGCCACATGCCTGCCACATGCCTGCCACATGCCTATGCCTGCCACATGCCTGCCACATGCCTATGCCTGCCACATGCCTGCCACATGCCTGCCACATGCCTATGCCTGCCACATGCCTGCCACATGCCTGCCCCATGCCTGCCACATGCCTGCCACATGCCTGCCACATGCCACATGCCTGCCACATGCCTGCCACATGCCTGCCACATGCCTGCCACATGCCTATGCCTGCCACATGCCTGCCACATGCCTATGCCTGCCACATGCCTGCCACATGCCTGCCACATGCCTATGCCTGCCACATGCCTGCCACATGCCTGCCCCATGCCTGCCACATGCCTGCCACATGCCTGCCACATGCCACATGCCTGCC